The Psychrosphaera ytuae genome includes a region encoding these proteins:
- a CDS encoding SulP family inorganic anion transporter yields MFNLITKSDSNVKNDVLSGITVALALVPEAVAFAFVAGVDPMVGLYAAFMMGLITSAIGGRPGMISGATGAMAVVMVALVATHGVQYLFAAVILAGILQILAGVFKLGKFIRLVPYPVMLGFVNGLAIVIFLAQMGQFKVLDSLGNSQWMQGEALYIMLGLVALTMAIIHFLPKITTAVPASLVAILTVTGIVHGLDVEARTVIDFVRDMLPEAEKATATLAGELPSFAIPAPETGFLSLETLYIILPTAVILALVGLIESLLTLSLIDELTDTRGSTNRECIGQGVANSVNGFFGGMGGCAMIGQSMININSGGRGRLSGITAAVVLLAFILFLAPWIELIPLAALVGVMFMVVLGTFEWASFRILRGANKEDAFVLILVTGVTVIADLAIAVIVGVIVSALVFAWKHASHINAKTRIDEEGWKVYELDGPLFFGSVSYFRDLFKVDQDPEHVVIEFKESRIWDSSGIDALDGLADKYQKAGKKLHIRHISPECRSLLNKAQKFVEINVNEDPRYKVATDKLD; encoded by the coding sequence ATGTTTAATCTGATCACCAAGAGTGATTCAAATGTAAAAAATGACGTGTTATCTGGTATTACGGTTGCACTAGCGCTCGTACCAGAAGCCGTAGCTTTTGCCTTTGTCGCTGGTGTTGACCCTATGGTAGGTCTATATGCGGCATTTATGATGGGCTTAATCACCTCGGCAATCGGTGGTCGTCCTGGGATGATTTCTGGTGCGACAGGCGCGATGGCTGTTGTAATGGTGGCATTAGTTGCAACACACGGTGTGCAATATCTATTTGCGGCCGTGATACTCGCCGGTATCCTGCAAATATTGGCCGGAGTCTTCAAGCTCGGCAAGTTTATTCGACTCGTTCCGTATCCTGTGATGTTAGGTTTCGTCAATGGTTTGGCGATCGTTATTTTCTTGGCACAAATGGGTCAATTTAAAGTATTGGACTCACTGGGCAACAGTCAGTGGATGCAAGGCGAAGCCTTATATATCATGCTAGGCCTAGTTGCTCTGACTATGGCAATCATTCACTTTTTGCCAAAGATCACTACCGCTGTACCAGCGTCACTCGTTGCGATTTTGACCGTTACAGGTATTGTTCATGGTTTAGATGTAGAAGCACGTACCGTAATCGACTTTGTTCGTGACATGCTACCTGAAGCTGAAAAAGCAACGGCAACGTTAGCAGGTGAATTACCTAGCTTTGCTATTCCGGCACCTGAAACTGGCTTTTTGTCTTTAGAAACCTTATACATCATTTTACCAACTGCAGTAATTCTTGCCCTTGTTGGTTTAATTGAGTCTTTATTAACCTTATCGCTTATCGATGAGCTTACTGACACTCGTGGCAGTACAAACCGTGAATGTATCGGCCAAGGCGTTGCCAACAGCGTCAATGGTTTCTTTGGAGGTATGGGTGGTTGTGCCATGATTGGTCAATCAATGATCAACATCAATTCTGGTGGTCGTGGCCGCTTGTCGGGTATTACCGCTGCCGTTGTTCTACTTGCGTTCATCTTATTCCTTGCACCATGGATTGAATTAATCCCACTAGCGGCATTAGTGGGTGTAATGTTTATGGTTGTTTTAGGTACCTTTGAGTGGGCGTCGTTCCGCATATTACGCGGGGCCAACAAAGAAGACGCTTTTGTACTTATTTTAGTAACCGGTGTAACCGTTATTGCTGACTTGGCCATTGCTGTAATTGTTGGTGTTATCGTGTCTGCACTTGTATTTGCTTGGAAACACGCATCACACATCAACGCTAAAACTCGCATCGATGAAGAAGGCTGGAAAGTATATGAGCTAGACGGTCCGCTATTCTTCGGCTCTGTGTCTTACTTCCGTGATTTATTCAAAGTCGATCAAGATCCTGAGCACGTTGTGATTGAATTTAAAGAGTCTCGTATTTGGGACAGCTCGGGTATTGATGCCCTAGATGGCTTAGCCGATAAATATCAAAAGGCCGGTAAAAAACTCCATATTCGTCACATTAGCCCAGAGTGTCGTTCGTTGTTGAACAAGGCGCAAAAGTTCGTCGAGATCAATGTAAATGAAGATCCTCGTTATAAAGTGGCAACTGACAAGCTCGATTAA
- a CDS encoding putative Ig domain-containing protein produces MNKLISILFILAVAFSSSSPAQPNLDVYSGVKQHPSIAQRFYSAEIFLLHVLTIDDVKWASEAQLESPSNDPWQSIYITGAGDHLYLTTNQGKVFSQALNAEGLPDGALTDITAEVLENTSDNNNVAGLEFAAEQNLFLANVANQLITFKVNGHVVEESVVYTADDFVIPNLSSGSFVQTNGEIYTSQGQVYRYQNDRVQAPVLIEALWGSVDMFSHQNSLYTYKANQLYITDFPLTDSPTFEAIGGENAWVPDYADNTSGAVFIGYSEEFQSGHQNFSIYNPQTDTENQAFLTAEDQYDRLMQGIQYTSAAAQPIIAGDVVWLGPRKFDLTANKIGFQNPIEVSTRYMIEVESERKNTVVAPESLSSFDHVFQFGIVNFVEAQQEVVDEDGATSTTSVFSRTVRSLMVNNDWAQIEHTDTVLLGSDEPVELLVAVVSDRVESSPVTAPTFEYYLQTYHNDTLIDQVLLQDSLGVTEQAISADGTEVFFITKQPDTESEAGYKLVLKGCPIANDGVIGTCVTLVDNATVEENEETGPVIKLDEHAYLMQYQDGVVLHENGSISNSTAETTHTMPTYFTRQVVTTTTVEENGAVVVTQTTQWLNQTWSLPISETKQNYRLFISPVEQRLFAFFSEDNSTYELLDDETVVELVTYNSFIPDALSYNPATGTVLAQGGLLFYYNFADAYSNELGAFTYLQAPSQVNENFGRAFLLSDDRAVIIDSNSAAGIKLIDFEIPFSLASIVEPAEVSQQQTVEFDLTSVFLNPDAEAMVQLAMFNLLTEAELFDGVVEFEVDKTTALQFDQLAPFRLVVEYDGWSFQHSLKTKVININEAPVAIELSTQTLKVGEAYGGSVADVFTDPDNDVMTFTATGFPAGIVFDSETYGIAGRPTEAGEFLITLSATDTSGLTTETTYTLLVSDPEEEDNSGSMNLIWLLAGLSLIRLRRKAKVIN; encoded by the coding sequence TTGAATAAGCTCATTTCAATATTATTCATTTTAGCTGTGGCGTTCTCTTCTTCTAGCCCGGCTCAACCTAACTTGGATGTCTACTCTGGGGTCAAACAGCACCCCTCTATCGCTCAACGTTTTTACTCTGCAGAGATTTTCCTTTTACATGTTTTAACCATTGATGACGTCAAATGGGCCAGTGAAGCTCAATTAGAGAGCCCAAGTAATGACCCTTGGCAATCCATTTATATCACCGGTGCTGGTGACCATCTGTATTTAACTACAAATCAGGGCAAAGTATTTAGTCAGGCATTGAACGCTGAAGGACTGCCAGATGGAGCGCTTACCGACATCACCGCAGAAGTGCTAGAGAATACCTCTGACAATAATAATGTTGCAGGCTTAGAGTTTGCCGCAGAGCAAAACTTGTTTTTGGCGAATGTTGCTAATCAGCTAATTACCTTCAAAGTAAACGGTCATGTTGTAGAAGAAAGTGTGGTTTATACGGCTGATGATTTTGTCATACCTAATTTATCTTCTGGCTCTTTTGTGCAAACCAACGGCGAGATTTACACCTCGCAAGGTCAGGTTTATCGATACCAAAACGACCGTGTTCAGGCACCTGTGTTGATTGAAGCACTATGGGGCTCGGTGGATATGTTTAGCCACCAAAACAGTTTGTATACTTACAAAGCCAATCAATTGTACATCACTGATTTTCCATTAACTGACTCGCCAACCTTTGAAGCGATAGGCGGTGAAAATGCTTGGGTGCCTGATTATGCAGACAATACATCTGGTGCTGTATTTATCGGTTATAGCGAAGAGTTTCAAAGCGGCCACCAAAATTTTTCTATTTATAACCCTCAAACAGACACTGAAAACCAAGCGTTTTTAACTGCCGAAGACCAATACGACCGCTTAATGCAGGGCATTCAGTATACCTCTGCAGCTGCACAGCCCATTATTGCTGGTGATGTTGTTTGGCTAGGACCACGTAAATTTGATCTGACCGCAAACAAAATTGGTTTTCAAAACCCTATTGAAGTCAGCACTCGTTATATGATTGAAGTTGAGTCTGAGCGCAAGAATACGGTTGTTGCACCAGAGTCTCTCAGTTCTTTTGATCATGTATTTCAATTTGGCATCGTAAACTTTGTTGAAGCGCAACAAGAAGTCGTGGATGAAGATGGAGCAACCTCAACAACCTCTGTTTTCTCACGCACTGTGCGTTCACTGATGGTCAATAATGACTGGGCACAAATAGAACACACAGATACTGTGCTATTAGGCTCAGATGAACCTGTGGAGTTGCTTGTCGCTGTGGTAAGCGACCGAGTAGAGAGCAGTCCAGTTACTGCGCCGACTTTTGAGTACTATTTACAGACGTATCACAATGACACCTTGATAGATCAAGTACTACTCCAAGATTCATTAGGAGTAACCGAGCAAGCTATTAGTGCTGATGGAACGGAAGTATTTTTTATAACAAAACAGCCCGATACAGAATCTGAAGCGGGTTATAAACTGGTTCTTAAAGGCTGTCCTATTGCCAATGATGGGGTGATTGGTACGTGCGTTACCCTTGTTGATAATGCGACAGTTGAAGAAAACGAAGAAACTGGCCCCGTTATTAAACTCGACGAACACGCCTATTTGATGCAATACCAAGATGGTGTTGTGTTACATGAAAACGGCAGTATCTCTAATAGTACGGCTGAAACCACGCACACCATGCCTACCTATTTCACTCGCCAAGTCGTGACGACGACCACAGTTGAAGAAAATGGGGCTGTGGTCGTGACACAAACAACACAGTGGCTAAACCAAACTTGGTCTTTGCCTATTTCTGAAACTAAGCAGAATTATCGCTTGTTTATAAGTCCAGTCGAACAGCGTTTATTTGCGTTTTTTAGCGAAGATAACTCGACCTATGAGCTATTAGATGATGAGACTGTAGTTGAGTTGGTGACATATAATTCTTTTATTCCTGATGCGTTAAGCTATAACCCAGCAACAGGGACGGTTTTGGCACAAGGTGGTTTATTATTCTATTACAACTTTGCCGACGCATATTCAAACGAGCTTGGTGCCTTTACTTATTTACAGGCACCTAGCCAGGTAAATGAAAACTTTGGCCGGGCCTTTTTATTATCAGATGACAGAGCTGTGATTATTGATTCTAACAGTGCGGCTGGGATCAAGCTTATCGATTTTGAAATCCCCTTCTCTCTTGCATCTATCGTTGAGCCAGCTGAAGTGAGTCAACAACAAACGGTTGAGTTTGATCTTACCTCGGTATTTTTAAATCCAGATGCTGAGGCAATGGTTCAGTTAGCTATGTTTAATTTATTGACCGAAGCGGAGTTGTTCGATGGTGTGGTCGAATTTGAAGTCGATAAAACAACCGCATTGCAATTTGATCAATTGGCTCCGTTTAGGTTGGTAGTTGAATATGATGGCTGGTCTTTTCAACATTCCTTAAAAACAAAGGTCATCAATATCAATGAAGCGCCGGTCGCAATTGAGCTATCAACCCAAACATTAAAAGTGGGTGAAGCTTATGGTGGCAGTGTCGCCGATGTATTTACGGACCCAGATAACGACGTTATGACCTTCACAGCGACAGGGTTCCCTGCTGGTATTGTATTTGACTCAGAGACCTATGGAATTGCAGGCAGGCCTACAGAAGCGGGAGAGTTTTTGATCACACTCTCAGCCACAGACACGTCAGGTTTGACAACGGAAACAACTTATACCCTGTTAGTTTCAGACCCAGAAGAAGAAGATAACAGTGGCTCTATGAACCTTATTTGGTTGCTCGCAGGCTTGAGTTTAATTAGGCTGCGTCGCAAAGCTAAGGTTATTAATTAA
- a CDS encoding XTP/dITP diphosphatase, with product MKELLLASGNQGKVNELQEMLAPLGFNVVPQKQYNVGDVPETGTTFVENAIIKARHAAEMTGLPCIADDSGLEVAALNGKPGIYSARFAGPGATDGTNIDKLLSKLDGVPMEQRQARFVTVLVFMRHANDPCPVICEGYWDGVITTERHGDNGFGYDPVFFQPDLNKTAAQLSPDEKHARSHRGQALRALLEKFKQLGI from the coding sequence ATGAAAGAGTTGTTATTAGCCTCCGGCAATCAAGGTAAAGTCAATGAGTTACAAGAAATGTTGGCGCCGTTGGGTTTTAATGTTGTTCCGCAAAAGCAATATAATGTCGGAGACGTCCCAGAGACAGGTACCACCTTTGTCGAAAATGCCATTATTAAAGCCCGCCATGCTGCCGAAATGACAGGTTTACCTTGTATTGCTGATGACTCTGGTCTCGAAGTTGCCGCGTTAAATGGCAAACCCGGAATATACTCTGCTCGATTCGCCGGTCCAGGTGCAACCGATGGAACCAACATTGACAAGTTGTTGAGTAAATTGGACGGGGTTCCGATGGAGCAGCGCCAGGCGCGATTTGTTACTGTATTGGTCTTTATGCGCCATGCCAATGATCCTTGTCCTGTGATCTGTGAAGGATACTGGGATGGTGTGATAACAACAGAACGCCATGGTGACAACGGCTTCGGATATGATCCTGTTTTTTTTCAACCTGATTTAAACAAAACAGCTGCGCAACTAAGTCCTGATGAAAAGCATGCGCGCAGTCATCGTGGTCAAGCCCTCAGAGCCTTGTTAGAAAAGTTTAAACAACTGGGTATTTAG
- the trhO gene encoding oxygen-dependent tRNA uridine(34) hydroxylase TrhO, producing the protein MSQVVVCAMYKFVRLENFQELRQPLQEAMENNGVKGTLLLAEEGINGTVAGSREGIDAVLAHIKQDERLADISYKESFDEEMPFYRSKVKLKKEIVTMGVEGIDPREVVGTYVKPKDWNDLISDPEVFVVDTRNDYEIQIGTFKNAVNPQTETFREFPEYVAKNMDPAKHKKVAMFCTGGIRCEKSTAYMKEQGFEEVYHLEGGILKYLEEVPKEETMWEGECFVFDNRVAVDHDLNKGHYDQCHACRMPITEEEMQSEKYEKGISCPHCFDKVTDEQRERFAERQKQIELAKARGEEHIGSEAKEVIAARQEEKRKQKEAAREAAKKSA; encoded by the coding sequence ATGTCACAAGTAGTTGTGTGCGCAATGTATAAGTTTGTGCGCTTAGAAAATTTCCAAGAATTACGTCAACCACTGCAAGAAGCAATGGAAAACAACGGCGTTAAAGGTACCTTACTTCTAGCAGAAGAAGGCATCAACGGTACAGTTGCTGGTAGCCGCGAAGGTATCGATGCAGTTTTAGCTCATATCAAACAAGATGAGCGTCTAGCTGATATTTCTTACAAAGAAAGCTTTGATGAAGAAATGCCGTTTTACCGCAGCAAAGTAAAACTTAAAAAAGAAATTGTGACTATGGGTGTTGAAGGTATAGACCCTCGAGAAGTTGTGGGTACTTACGTTAAGCCAAAAGATTGGAATGATTTGATTTCTGACCCTGAAGTATTTGTAGTTGATACTCGTAATGATTACGAAATTCAAATTGGTACTTTCAAAAACGCAGTAAACCCACAAACAGAAACCTTCCGTGAGTTTCCTGAGTACGTTGCTAAAAACATGGATCCGGCTAAACACAAAAAAGTCGCTATGTTCTGTACGGGTGGAATCCGCTGTGAAAAATCAACAGCCTACATGAAAGAGCAGGGCTTTGAAGAGGTTTATCACCTAGAAGGCGGTATTCTTAAGTACTTAGAAGAAGTACCAAAAGAAGAAACCATGTGGGAAGGTGAGTGTTTTGTTTTTGACAATCGTGTTGCGGTTGATCACGACCTTAACAAAGGTCATTACGATCAGTGTCACGCGTGTCGCATGCCAATCACAGAAGAAGAAATGCAGTCTGAAAAATACGAAAAAGGCATTTCTTGTCCACACTGTTTCGACAAAGTAACAGACGAACAGCGCGAACGATTTGCTGAGCGTCAAAAACAAATCGAATTAGCAAAAGCCCGTGGCGAAGAGCACATCGGCTCAGAAGCAAAAGAAGTGATTGCCGCTCGCCAAGAAGAAAAGCGCAAACAAAAAGAAGCCGCTCGTGAGGCTGCTAAAAAGTCAGCTTAA
- the hemW gene encoding radical SAM family heme chaperone HemW translates to MQLPPLSLYVHIPWCVQKCPYCDFNSHALKGGIPETEYVSHLLDDLAADLEFVQGRPLSTIFFGGGTPSLLSEQAMDRLLKGIEELVPFAEDIEITLEANPGTLETNKFSGFSKSGVNRISIGVQSFELEKLKQLGRIHNSEEALKAAGFAHDAVATFNLDLMHGLPNQSLEQALADLKQAIALEPYHLSWYQLTIEPNTLFYSKPPELPEDEVLWDIQAQGHELLKSAGYEQYEISAYSKPEHQCRHNLNYWQFGDYLGIGCGAHGKITDLNSDTIIRTEKVKHPKGYMDFTKSYRYKQWQVETDDLPFEYFMNRLRLRAPFSLSEFEQRTGLERSTVEPAISKAVELGLLNQNNTSNQDTRSAELQLTQQGLRYYNNLVDLFL, encoded by the coding sequence TTGCAACTTCCACCACTGTCTTTATATGTTCACATTCCTTGGTGTGTGCAAAAGTGCCCTTACTGTGACTTTAATTCTCACGCCTTAAAAGGCGGCATTCCCGAAACCGAGTATGTCTCACACCTGCTTGACGATTTAGCAGCTGACTTAGAATTTGTTCAGGGTCGGCCTTTATCTACGATATTTTTTGGTGGTGGCACGCCAAGCTTATTGTCAGAACAAGCGATGGATAGATTACTAAAAGGCATTGAAGAGCTCGTGCCTTTTGCAGAAGATATCGAAATCACTCTAGAAGCCAACCCTGGCACCTTAGAAACCAATAAGTTTTCTGGTTTTTCTAAATCGGGCGTTAATCGCATTTCTATCGGTGTACAAAGTTTTGAATTAGAAAAACTAAAACAGCTTGGCCGTATTCACAACAGTGAAGAGGCGCTCAAAGCCGCGGGATTTGCCCATGATGCGGTAGCGACGTTTAACCTTGATTTGATGCATGGATTGCCAAATCAGTCACTCGAGCAAGCCCTTGCCGACTTAAAACAAGCCATTGCGTTAGAGCCTTATCATCTATCCTGGTATCAGCTAACAATCGAGCCTAATACGCTATTTTATTCGAAGCCTCCTGAGCTTCCTGAAGATGAAGTATTGTGGGACATTCAGGCCCAAGGCCACGAATTATTGAAATCAGCGGGATACGAACAATACGAAATATCCGCCTACTCTAAGCCGGAACATCAGTGTCGACATAATCTCAATTATTGGCAGTTTGGTGACTATTTAGGAATAGGTTGTGGTGCACATGGCAAAATTACCGACTTAAACTCAGACACCATCATTCGCACCGAAAAAGTCAAACACCCCAAAGGTTACATGGACTTCACAAAGTCCTATCGCTATAAACAATGGCAGGTTGAGACTGATGACTTGCCGTTTGAGTACTTTATGAATCGACTGCGTTTGAGAGCTCCGTTCTCTCTTTCTGAGTTTGAACAAAGAACCGGATTAGAGCGCTCGACCGTCGAACCTGCAATAAGCAAAGCGGTAGAGTTAGGTCTACTCAATCAAAATAACACTTCCAATCAAGACACGCGCTCTGCTGAGTTACAACTAACTCAACAAGGATTGCGTTATTACAACAACCTTGTTGATTTGTTTTTGTAA